One window of Symbiobacterium terraclitae genomic DNA carries:
- the secE gene encoding preprotein translocase subunit SecE, with protein MERLNAFFAGIRTYLREVVGELRKVVWPTRERVVKATGIVVAMVAFVAGFLYLWDLGLDLLMGLLFG; from the coding sequence ATGGAGCGTCTCAACGCCTTCTTTGCGGGGATTCGTACGTACCTGCGTGAAGTTGTCGGCGAACTCCGGAAGGTAGTCTGGCCCACCCGTGAGCGGGTCGTGAAGGCGACCGGGATCGTGGTGGCGATGGTCGCGTTCGTCGCAGGTTTCCTCTATCTCTGGGACCTGGGGCTCGACCTGTTGATGGGGCTGCTTTTCGGTTAG